The proteins below come from a single Vanessa atalanta chromosome 21, ilVanAtal1.2, whole genome shotgun sequence genomic window:
- the LOC125072293 gene encoding uncharacterized protein LOC125072293, whose product MVHEVQLRPISIAVRTVSDIKELVRLDMAHIGMVLIIMVHTTMDIMDIAGIMGIMDTMDTMDIMAIKSLVSSDTIFGDHGEDLDMRDLVVAEKNLKDLAEASLVVVQKSAEGTVATEEI is encoded by the coding sequence ATGGTCCACGAGGTCCAACTCCGTCCGATCAGCATTGCGGTCCGCACGGTTTCGGACATCAAAGAATTGGTCCGTTTGGACATGGCCCACATTGGCATGGTCCTCATCATCATGGTCCACACCACCATGGACATCATGGACATCGCGGGCATCATGGGCATCATGGACACCATGGACACCATGGACATCATGGCCATAAAGAGTTTGGTTTCTTCGGACACCATTTTTGGGGACCATGGGGAAGATTTGGACATGAGAGACCTGGTTGTCGCGGAGAAGAACCTAAAAGATCTTGCAGAGGCAAGTTTGGTCGTGGTCCAGAAGAGCGCAGAGGGCACGGTTGCAACCGaagaaatatga